The Callithrix jacchus isolate 240 chromosome 7, calJac240_pri, whole genome shotgun sequence DNA window ttcaagcaattctcctacttcagccacctgagtagctgggattacagacacatgccaccatgcctagctaatttttgtatttttagtagagacggagtttgatcatgttggctaggatgatcttgaactcctgacctcaagtgatccacctgcctgagcctcccaaagtgctaggattataggcatgagccaccgcagccagccaatttttttctaaagacagaaaaaatgtcttgctctgtcactcaggctggagtgcagtgacaggatcatagctcactgcagcctcaaactcctggacttaagcaatcctcccactttggtctcctaaattggtgggattacaggcaagagccaccgtgcccaaccacgTGAGGACCTACTGCAAGTTTTCAGGAAAAAGAGCTGAATGAAAAATGCCGTATTTGGGGCTGTCTGGCAACGACATTCAGAATTGGATAAGGAAGAGACAGCTACAGTCACTGGGATGTGGTGGGTTTTAAGAGGAAAGGTGGGATAACTCATCGGACAAGGAGGAGCTACCTGGACCATTTTTTTTCAGGTTCCCAACCCTGCCATAACCTCTTACTGGACATTAGCACATACTGCATTTTTCATATTGCCTGGCACTGGGTCACATGTGGTTCTTGCTCAAGAAACACTTAAAACTTGACCATACATGAGCCAAAGCTGCAAACCACATTGTATAGCTCTGAACACCTGCATTGGTTtttcataatcccagcacttcgggaggccaaggtgggtggtcacatgaggtcaggtgtttctgaccagcctgggcaacacagcgaaaccccatcttcactaaaaatacaaaaattagccaggcatgatggcgcacacctatcatctcagctactcaggaggctgaggcaggagaattgcatgaacctggtaggtgagggctgcagtgagcttagattgcaccactgctctcaagcctgggcaacagagtgagactccatctctaaataataataataataatacatataataaaattgtaGTAAGGTTTAGTAAAACGTTACATTATAGCAGAATAAAAAATTCACCTTTCTAATGTCCTCATACAGACCTTTCAAGTCTCTCCAATCGAGTTTGAAAGGATCGGTGTATTTCTCACCACTGTGTGTTTTACTGTCTGGGGTTGTGTGATGAAACCTGGGACATGCAAAAATGCACGACTTCATTTTCAAGTaagttttatatacatacatatttagtaGACTCAGAGGATGGAAAATTCAGCCCAAATATGTGTTAGAAATCAATCATTTACTTTGTCTACCAGatgaaataagttttaaaataaaaaaataaagtatgaatCTGAAAAGGTCATTATAATTTGGGAAAACATACAAAATTCTATTCTTGCTAAATGACAGATCAATAGATCATTTTTACCAGCAGAACCTTGAGAACCCACAAAATCAAAGATAAATTAAACTATGTTCATTGTGTTCTGGGTTGAGTTCAAACTTTATATATTCCTGATTTTAGACTAGGCAGATCACACAGAGCAAATATTATGGCACTCAGTCAAACAACATACTAAATTTGTTGGCCTATCCTGCTacagtttaaaaatgtataggcactatcattaataattttaggctgggtgcttatgtctgcaatcccagcactttgggaagctgagtgtgggaggatcgcttgaggctaggagttcaacagcagcctgggaaacatagtaagctccctgtctctacaaaaaaaaagattttaaaataacagattttaaaatgaatagttTTAGTAGTTGCAGTATGGATTGTAAACTTACCGTGATATACTGTATATATTTGGACAGGCAGATGTCAGATGCTTCACAAGATTAAAATAGggtatctataaaataaaaaggtcaaGAAACTTGTAAGAATATTCCTGAAAAAATGTAACATTGGATGATAAAACCCCCATAATTATAATCTCTATCTTCTAATCACCCATTTATAGGTAAACTGCAAactttagaaaaagaattttaaaagttttctttttcttttgttattacaAAATACTTGTCattgcagaaaaaagaaaaaaacagaaaataaaaaccatctaCAGTCCATCGTTTCCTCCAAAAGCAAGGCAGTTTCCATATTCATATCCATCTTTCCAGACctgaaaaatagttttaaagcaATTTCCTTCCATTTAACTAAGATTGGTCAGAGAAAAAAGATTTCAATAGCGAAgaaagaatttatatttatataaatactgttttaaattCTTGTTACTCAACACACTTTGGAAACGACATTTTTGGATAAATATTGTCAAGAAAACCAACCCACCTCAGGACATTTTGATATTACACATGGGAGAACAGTTTGACAGCACATAAACCAGGGGATTAAAAGTAgttatttggccaggtgcagtggctcatgcctgtaatcccagcactttgggaggccgacgtgggtggatcacgaggtcaggagttcaagaccagcctggccaattggtgaaaccccatctctactaagaatacaaaaattagctgggcgtggtggcatatgcctgtaatcccagctactcgggaggctgaagcaggagaattgcttgaaccaggactggggaggtggaagttgcagtgaattgagattgcaccactgcactctagcctgggctagagtgagacaccgtctcaagaaaaaaaaaaaagttgttattttgaggccaggcatggtggctcactcctgtaatcctagcactttgggaggctgagcgggggcctgatcacttgaggtcaggagttcgagaccagcctgggcaacatggtaaaaccccatctctactaaacatacaaaaattagctgggcgtggtggtgcatgcctgtaatcccagctacttgggaggcaggagaattgcttgacctgggaggtggaggttgcagtgagccgagatcctgccactgcactccagcctgggagacagagactctgtgtccagaaaacaataaatgaaaaaaataaaagtatgtagTGGCACAAGAGGGCGGATGCAAATACTGGCCTCATCTGTGGAACTAGAAATATCTGAAGTCTGAGAGAAAGTGCTGAAATGGATCCCAGCAAAGCCTACCTTCCTCTAAGTCTCTTTTCCCACGTTTCCCTCATCCCCCATATCCTATTCTTTCTTTACTGTCTAGTGTGTCTAGTTGCTCAGCTGCCATTCAGTCACCAAAtgtcttttttgcttttgaatttttagagatagggtctcacactgctgcccaggctggagtgcattggcactaTCATCATAAACAGCTCACTGTAATCCTGAACTCCTAGGATCaaacaattgtcctgcctcaggctcctgagcagctagtactaaaggcacacaccaccacacctggctaattctttctatttttcgtagagacagtcttgctatgttgctcaggctggtcccaaactcccagcctcaaccgatgctcccacctcagcctcccaaagtgctgggattacaggtgggagccactgcacctggcccaaacaCCTGGTTGTGGAAAATTTGTGATATGCACCCACTTTGGTATGAAGCAGGTATTTTTAAGTCCTTGTTCGGACTTATAAAATGTGCTAAATCTAACTTAAACGAGTACTAAATTCAAACAGTGAGTCCATAGATTTTGCACCGTTATGCTAATAGCATGGGCCTACCCCATGGCACACTGAGAATCAAAAGTGCGGAAGGGCTCAGTGTCCATTTCCAGAGCCTAAACTGAACTGAAAGGGAAAGGAGATTGGAAACCAAGACAGCAGAGGAGACGCTGAAAGAATCAGCTATCACTGGGATTTTGACGTTCGGTGACTCCAGggtttctctcctcccttccagtGCCCTTCTGGCCCTATCCAGGTGTGCTCTCCTCCCCAAGCCACTGCTGGGCAGCTAAGGTCCGATGCACCCTAGCACCAGCCTTGCATTCTCCACAAGACCGTTTCGGACTATTCCGAGGCCGATTCGATCCTCCATTATCTCGGAGAGACCTCCGAGCACCTTTGCCTTTAAAACAAGGAAGTAGCTGCAGTCGCCCTGCAGGCTTAATCTTGTCCATAACGCCGTGGATAGTAAGATCACTCCTGCTTTTTCCCCCAGGACCCGACTCCTCATAGCTTTCTCCTCCACCCCAAACGCTGCCGGGGTCTCCAGGACACCGCTTTCATCCCACCGAGGAGCACCTAGGATCCTTCAGTCCAATGCGCGGCTCCGTCCCACCGCGGACACCCTTCCGTTCTGGAGTCACACCCCGGAGAGACCCCCGGCGTCCCGGAGCTCCGGCGCACGCGCTCCCCGCTCCCATTCATTCCGCCCGCCGCTGTCATTGGTGCCTTGACCTCTGCGCCTCGGGACCTCACCTGCGAGCGGGCGTTGGCAGAGCGGCGCGCGGCCCCGGCGGCCCCGCAAGGCCGGGGGAGCCGGGCTCCGGACTCCGAGCCGCAGAGCAGCCCCGCCGCCAGCACCACCAGCGCGAGGTCATAGTCGAGTCTGAAAGTCGCGGCAGGGCGGCGGCTCTGCCTCTGGCCCGCGATCCTCCTCCGGGGACCCGGAGCCGGAAACTTGGCACAGAAAGCGCTTCTGCCACGTCTGGGCCGGGGGCGACCTCTTCCCCGCTTACTGCCAGGCTGCCGGCGCGGGGCCCTCGGGCGTCTGCCAGTCGGCAGGAGGCGGGGCAGAGGCGCGCGGAGACCCGGCCCCGGGACCCCGAGCGTGACCTTCCTCGGGGGGAGCCTCCTatccccaccccttccctgaAGCCCCGCAGGGGGACAGGCCACGCCTGCAGTCATAGCAAAACTGTCCCGGGGGAGGGTACCATTTATTAGCTAGAAATGGCACCGCGCGCCACCCTTACCGGCACTACTACCCAGAGAATCCGGTTCCCGCTCTGCGGCCTAAGCCGGAGGCGACGGTTTCAGGGTCCGCCTTTCCTGGCGGTGACCTGCCACGCGGAGGTGGCTGCCTTTTGCAATCCGTTCTTGAAGAAAGTGCCAGCCTCCGCATTTTCCCAGGAACAATTCCGACCACGATCGGTTCTGCTGTGAAATAGCTAAATCAGCCCGGCCTCTCGGCTTTTTGAGTCTCCTCCCAACGCCTCATAGGTATAATTTGGCAATGATGCTCACACCTGGGTGTACTGAGCTGCGTGGGATTCCTTCATGTTTGGTAATGTTGAACCTGTGTgtatccagcctgggagataccTGAGACCTTTCCTTAGCTCTAAGGCCAGATCTGTCTGTGCTGTTCTGGTGCTGACAGACACCGTGTTTCTAACAGAAAGTAAGTGATATAATTAAGCATTCAGCACATGCACTCAAACACACAGAGCCAGTGAGCTAGAGGGTAACCATTAGAGATTCAGAAATGCAATTTAGTCCTCAAAAAATTGACTCTAATGAGGAAATAGACCAGCCAGTAGGTAATTGCAGTTCTCTGATACAGGGACAAGTCCTAAAGTGTATGATAAATTATATTGCTTGCTGAGAACCATGGCAAGGAAAACGCTGGCTGCCTCCCCCACCAAGtggaaaactgcttggggcaTTC harbors:
- the LOC144576895 gene encoding uncharacterized protein LOC144576895, with amino-acid sequence MRGSVPPRTPFRSGVTPRRDPRRPGAPAHALPAPIHSARRCHWCLDLCASGPHLRAGVGRAARGPGGPARPGEPGSGLRAAEQPRRQHHQREVIVESESRGRAAALPLARDPPPGTRSRKLGTESASATSGPGATSSPLTARLPARGPRASASRQEAGQRRAETRPRDPERDLPRGEPPIPTPSLKPRRGTGHACSHSKTVPGEGTIY